A stretch of the Agelaius phoeniceus isolate bAgePho1 chromosome 1, bAgePho1.hap1, whole genome shotgun sequence genome encodes the following:
- the GCM2 gene encoding chorion-specific transcription factor GCMb, whose product MKLTWDINDLKLPQEPKHFDAFQEWPDGYVRLIYSSEEKNAQRHLSGWAMRNTNNHNCQILKKSCLGVVVCARSCALPGGARLQLRPAICDKARQKQQKKACPNCNSALELIPCRGHSGYPVTNFWRLDGKAIFFQAKGVHDHPRPESKLEAEARRSAIKKQMSSYHHSQKKRSLNSEAGRYPDSSGYTNNLQNFHCMDGPERVSIFTDTNFSIPAQSYPSLQNTDLYNAPYDSANFQEDQLSPYPKCPNPRIYMPMPCSYEFGVPTFISSSPYPTFYKDLSSPAIDADPLSLNGPHYNAVTSHDKSFDNPGRHYGLKPAWGKTVSGDRGDYGQMATSAPHPYCSGDYPCRYSPSPAPMAPPLQTVITTTTKVSYQAYKPPVLKYSDNLCDMKNIQSYTHVAENISGAVYSGMKIQEDFGMIKSALLYQHDSIPTKSKPDEGMESYRYGLPLGNSFAEHEGQALRFESAEY is encoded by the exons ATGAAGCTCACCTGGGACATCAACGATCTCAAGCTGCCGCAG gagcccaaGCACTTCGACGCCTTCCAGGAGTGGCCCGATGGCTACGTGCGGCTCATCTACTCGAGCGAGGAGAAGAACGCGCAGCGGCACCTCAGCGGCTGGGCCATGCGCAACACCAACAACCACAACTGCCAGATCCTCAAGAAGTCCTGCCTGGGCGTGGTGGTGTGCGCCCGGAGCTGCGCCCTGCCCGGCggggccaggctgcagctccgCCCCGCCATATGCGACAAGGCTCGGCAGAAGCAACAAA AGAAAGCCTGCCCCAACTGTAACTCTGCACTGGAGTTGATTCCTTGCCGAGGACACAGCGGCTATCCAGTCACAAACTTCTGGAGGCTTGATGGAAAGGCAATATTTTTCCAG GCTAAAGGAGTCCATGACCACCCCCGGCCAGAGAGCAAACTGGAGGCAGAGGCAAGAAGAAGTGCCATTAAGAAGCAAATGTCCTCTTATCACCACTCCCAGAAAAAGAGATCTCTAAATTCAGAG GCAGGAAGGTACCCTGACAGCAGTGGTTACACCAATAACCTACAGAATTTTCACTGCATGGATGGCCCAGAAAGAGTCAGTATCTTCACAGACACCAATTTTTCAATTCCAGCCCAGTCTTACCCTTCATTGCAGAACACAGACCTCTACAATGCACCTTATGACTCAGCCAACTTCCAAGAGGACCAGCTATCGCCATACCCTAAATGCCCAAATCCAAGGATCTACATGCCCATGCCATGCAGCTACGAGTTTGGTGTTCCTACCTTTATAAGCTCAAGCCCTTACCCAACATTTTACAAAGATCTGTCCAGTCCTGCCATTGATGCAGACCCCCTCAGTCTGAACGGGCCGCACTACAACGCTGTGACCAGCCATGATAAGAGCTTTGATAACCCTGGCAGACACTACGGACTGAAACCAGCGTGGGGGAAAACCGTCAGCGGAGACAGGGGTGACTATGGGCAGATGGCAACAAGTGCTCCCCACCCTTACTGCAGTGGGGACTATCCCTGCAGgtacagccccagccctgctcccatggCCCCGCCGCTGCAGACGgtcatcaccaccaccaccaaggTGTCCTACCAGGCCTACAAGCCACCCGTGCTGAAGTACAGCGACAACCTCTGCGACATGAAAAACATCCAGAGCTACACCCATGTGGCAGAAAACATCTCAGGTGCTGTCTATTCAGGGATGAAGATTCAGGAAGACTTTGGGATGATAAAGTCAGCATTGCTCTACCAGCATGACTCCATCCCCACAAAATCCAAACCAGATGAGGGGATGGAGAGCTATCGGTATGGGCTCCCTCTGGGGAACAGCTTTGCTGAGCATGAAGGCCAGGCCCTAAGGTTTGAGAGTGCTGAATATTGA